The Spirosoma sp. SC4-14 DNA window TACGGGGGTCCAGAATTGTTTCTGTTTCGATCAGCGAACTCACATCCGTATGCAGTTTATGACTGAGTTTTTGGATAATCTGCTGCCGGGCATTTGCTATTAGAGCATCCCAGTTCTGCCCCGTATTGTTCGGCACATTCAGCAACACAAACCAATTTTCCCGACCGGCAGGCGCATCGTTAGCCTGTAGTTTTGAGGTAATGTTCAGATACATGGTTGGATCGTTCGGAATCGTGTTTTGCTGGAATATGGCATCGAATTCTTTCTGATAATCGTCACTAAAAAAAATAGTATGCAAGCCGAGTTCGGCAAACTGCCGCCTGATTCCCCAGTAAAAGATTAGCCCTGAACTCGATTTTGGCTGACGTAGAATTCGTTCGGGCTGCCGGGCGTTTGGCAGGAGTTTCCGAAAAGTGCCGACAATATCCATATTCGAGACAATCACATCGACCGGGCCGCTACCGTAACTGTTACCTACTCTGTCCATCAACGACGCCAGCGTTACCTCCACTACCCGGTTCTGGTGGGTTATGATCTGCGTAACGCGGGTATTAAAATGAAAACGAACTCCTATCTCCCCAGCCAGCTTCACCAAACTATTGGTAATGCTAATCATGCCCCCTTCCGGAAAAAAAGCACCAATATTATATTCCAGATGCGGAATAATGTTCATCGTGGCTGGTGTCTGATAGGGGTCGGAGCCATTGTAGGTAGCATAACGGTTAAACAACTGCACCAATTTGGGGTTACGAAATTTACGCTGGTTAGCCCTATTCATCGTCCTAAACACACCCAGTTGATGCAGATTCAGATAACCTGCCAGCGCATCACGATGCAGCCAGGTCGACGCTTTATGGAGCGAACGATGGAGAAACAACTTTTCGGTAAGGGCATATTTACGGGCACTATCGTTCAGATGGCGGTATAGATGGCTGGCCGGTTCGCCAAGCATTTGTTCAATTTCGTGGCCAAACTTCGCCCGGTCGGCCCAGGCTGTTAGCTGGGTGTCATCATTCCAGAAATACCGACAGACTTCCTCAAGGCGGCTATACGAAAAATAGTCGGCAGGATTTCGTCCGGCCAGCCAAAAGAGTTCGTCTACCAGTTCAGGCATGGTAAAGAGCGACGGGCCAGCATCGAACCGATAAAACCCACCATCGGGCGCCATCGATTGGAAAGTCGATAATTTGCCGCCCGGATACGCATTGGCTTCAAACACATCAACCGCATAGCCTTTGACTGCCAACCGAATGGCAGCAGCAATACCGGCAATGCCTGCACCAATAACAACTGCTTTCTTATGCATTGGTGGCGCTGAACAAACAATGTTTACAGAACGGCCATCCCCCGTACGGCCAAAGGCAGGCTCTATTTTCGGGCGTAGTAATAGAGATTCACCGACGATGCGCTGGCCCGCTCACTAATTGTAAAGAACCCTTTCGACTCTTTATCGAAGCCAATAGCCTCACCCTGTGGTTCTGCCTTAACGATCAGTTGCTGAGCGGTTCCTTTCTGCATGGCATCGGCTACGGTTTGGCCCGTTTCCCGTTTCCAGTAATAAACCTGTAGATAGGTTCGTAGTAGAATTTCGGAGCCATCGGGCGAAATAGCAGCACTGGTCACATACGTAAACGGCAGCTCACCATAGGCTTCCAGCGTGGTTACCTGATTTACATCCTGTGGATAGGGCAGCCGGTATAAGTGCACTTTATCTTCCCGTTTCGATATAATCCAGGTATCGCGCGTTTGCGGATCAACAATAATGGCTTCGGCGTCGCGGGCACCATCAGGATATTTGTAGTTGATTCGCTCAACCTGCCCAATTGATTCCTGTAAACTGGCAGGCTCCACAAACCGGTAAATTACGCAGTTGGCCCGCTGAGCGTTGTTATCGCCAATATCGGCCATATAAATATAATTTTTCCCATCCTGCGGGCCGGGGCCAATGGCCATATCCTCCCAATCGACATTGGTGGCGTTTGGCACTGTTATCTTACCTTTTACGCTTCCATCGTATCCCAACAAGGTTATATCTGGCGGATTACCACTGTCTTGTTCAATCCAGACATTACCGGGCATCGACCGGCTATCGGCCAGCCCCGAGGCTTCATCGATCAGTCCGGGCTGAACCGGCGTTACGGTTGGCGTGCTACTAAACT harbors:
- a CDS encoding PE-PGRS family protein, encoding MRILIVVLGSLTVLSCNLGVSPDGAKFSSTPTVTPVQPGLIDEASGLADSRSMPGNVWIEQDSGNPPDITLLGYDGSVKGKITVPNATNVDWEDMAIGPGPQDGKNYIYMADIGDNNAQRANCVIYRFVEPASLQESIGQVERINYKYPDGARDAEAIIVDPQTRDTWIISKREDKVHLYRLPYPQDVNQVTTLEAYGELPFTYVTSAAISPDGSEILLRTYLQVYYWKRETGQTVADAMQKGTAQQLIVKAEPQGEAIGFDKESKGFFTISERASASSVNLYYYARK
- the crtD gene encoding 1-hydroxycarotenoid 3,4-desaturase CrtD yields the protein MHKKAVVIGAGIAGIAAAIRLAVKGYAVDVFEANAYPGGKLSTFQSMAPDGGFYRFDAGPSLFTMPELVDELFWLAGRNPADYFSYSRLEEVCRYFWNDDTQLTAWADRAKFGHEIEQMLGEPASHLYRHLNDSARKYALTEKLFLHRSLHKASTWLHRDALAGYLNLHQLGVFRTMNRANQRKFRNPKLVQLFNRYATYNGSDPYQTPATMNIIPHLEYNIGAFFPEGGMISITNSLVKLAGEIGVRFHFNTRVTQIITHQNRVVEVTLASLMDRVGNSYGSGPVDVIVSNMDIVGTFRKLLPNARQPERILRQPKSSSGLIFYWGIRRQFAELGLHTIFFSDDYQKEFDAIFQQNTIPNDPTMYLNITSKLQANDAPAGRENWFVLLNVPNNTGQNWDALIANARQQIIQKLSHKLHTDVSSLIETETILDPRSIESKTASTQGALYGNSSNNRFAAFLRHPNFSRQFANLYFVGGSVHPGGGIPLCLLSAKIAVDFIAGS